A single region of the Daphnia magna isolate NIES unplaced genomic scaffold, ASM2063170v1.1 Dm_contigs476, whole genome shotgun sequence genome encodes:
- the LOC116934877 gene encoding uncharacterized protein LOC116934877 — MENAEEDEDNVSESLAEKDLNKPMQLCFGAFHERQIPIVKGKMSDSTRKRKIKAMKDLAQELSTRAKVQTILCIVSPNKKIPTRFLESYGDHADNFLYATESGSKIQSILKVATETWIGIYGGKQPEKKNQKEKSTTIEEDTVTTKSARHAVQIAIEKAEEKRKRLQLIENQRKEKRNRMTPAKAKNFFKKSDTSKTKKDQRKHLPNKKSSFPDQEAVSGTKTTLEILETLETNSRELLQEIELEPIYQKGKKGSYLPRHVNHFQESLEKLLDDSETSETSELNHQDFTRSTNSISISPGSSTTFQADQEPLSSVFSSVFNAEKAESASSGVLQTAQHLDPEAATSGSETMIGKIPGVVNARNEENEGHITAQEREPNQKASSILPIPVGLGKRPEAKWHFLFSNNEYSPPKNCPVRTTKTRKRLRISGKEEQNKTSN, encoded by the exons ATGGAGAATgccgaagaagatgaagataaTGTTTCTGAGAGTCTTGctgaaaaagatttaaataAACCAATGCAATTGTGTTTTGGTGCTTTCCACGAAAGACAAATACCCATCGTTAAAGGGAAAATGTCGGAttcaacgagaaaaagaaagattaaGGCAATGAAAGATTTG GCACAGGAACTGAGTACCAGAGCAAAAGTACAAACCATTTTGTGCATTGTTtccccaaacaaaaaaatacctaCAAGGTTTCTAGAGTCATATGGAGATCACGCTGATAATTTTCTTTATGCCACAGAATCGGGAAGTAAAATCCAATCTATTTTAAAAGTGGCTACAGAAACATGGATTG GAATTTATGGTGGTAAAcaaccagaaaagaaaaatcaaaaggaaaaatcaaccACCATAGAAGAGGATACCGTCACAACTAAATCAGCCAGGCATGCTGTACAAATTGCCATAGAAAaggcagaagaaaaaaggaaaaggctacaattaattgaaaatca gcgtaaagaaaaaagaaatagaatgACCCCTGCAAAagccaaaaatttttttaaaaaatcagatACCTCTAAGACTAAAAAAGATCAAAGGAAACATTTGCCGAATAAAAAAAGTTCCTTTCCAGATCAGGAAGCTGTCAGCGGAACTAAGACAACTCTAGAAATACTCGAAACTCTTGAAACAAACTCTAGGGAATTACTTCAAGAAATCGAGTTGGAACCAATATACCAGAA AGGCAAGAAAGGATCTTATCTTCCTAGACATGTGAACCATTTCCAAGAAAGTTTAGAAAAACTTCTCGATGATTCTGAAACTTCAGAAACATCAGAATTGAACCATCAGGATTTTACCCGAAGCACAAATTCAATTTCCATTTCTCCAGGATCTTCCACCACTTTTCAAGCTGATCAGGAACCTCTTAGCTCTGTTTTCAGTAGCGTATTCAACGCGGAAAAAGCTGAATCCGCATCTTCCGGTGTTCTTC aaACAGCCCAGCATTTAGATCCAGAAGCGGCTACATCAGGAAGCGAGACCATGATCGGAAAAATACCGGGTGTTGTGAACGCGAGAAATGAGGAAAATGAGGGACACATTACTGCCCAAGAAAGGGAACCAAATCAAAAAGCGTCTTCAATTTTACCAATTCCCGTTGGACTCGGAAAGCGACCTGAAGCAAAATggcattttctcttttctaacAACGAATATTCTCCACCTAAAAACTGCCCTGTTAGAACAACTAAAACAAGGAAACGATTGCGTATTtctggaaaagaagaacaaaataagaCTTCAAACTAA